A region from the Lycium barbarum isolate Lr01 chromosome 8, ASM1917538v2, whole genome shotgun sequence genome encodes:
- the LOC132605095 gene encoding uncharacterized protein LOC132605095 gives MTITRIQAHAQNLEEQYQPRREERYPDRGSRKRGRFSRTRSEYRGGQTQGQFGYSDQPAASAPPRFADRGFDRSTHSRPDQGTRASESQFRADAGRIMSPPPRCARCGRPHSGECRAGTGACYTCGRVGHLMRDCPLRDDGDRAQPTGSAVGSSSTVRPQGQASQAPAGRGRGRGGIPSAAGPPHRIYALTGRQDPEPPADAATGQQAGGRDL, from the exons atgactattacccgtatccaggcccacgcccaaaatttggaagaacaatatcagccacggaggGAGGAGCGCTATCCAGACAGGGGTTCCCGAAAGAGAGGccggttttccaggactagaagtgagtacagagggggacagacACAGGGGCAATTCGGGTACTCAGaccaaccggcggccagtgcacctcctcgatttgctgaTAGGgggtttgaccgttctactcactcgagaccgGATCAAGGTACCCGAGCCTCAGAATCTCAGTTTAGGGCTGATGCTGGCAGGATAATGTCACCCCCGCCACGATGTGCTCGATGcggcaggccacactcgggagagtgccgcgcaggtacgggtgcttgctatacttgtgggcgggttggccatttgatgcgtgattgcccattgAGAGATGACGGAGACCGAGCCCAGCCTACCGGGTCCgcagttggttcatcgtcgaccgtacgccctcagggacaggcctcccaggctccagcaggtcgtggccgaggcagaggagggataCCCAGCGCAGCCGGTCCtccacaccgtatatatgcactgacaggacgacaggaccctgagcctcccgctgatgcggccacag gtcagcaggctgGTGGACGTGATctatag